The DNA region CGTCGAGCTCGCGCTGACGCTGCGGCGCGCCGAGAGCCTGCTCGTGACGCTGGCGATCCCGGTGGGCGTGCTCGTGTTCTTCGCCGAGGTGGACGCCGCCAACACGTCGCTCGACGACCCGGTGGGCTTTCTCGTCCCGGGCGTGCTGGCCCTGGCCGTGATGTCGACCGCGATGGTGAGCCTGGGGATCGCCACGGGCTACGAGCGCCGGTACGCGGTGTTGAAACGGCTCGGCTCGACGCCGCTGTCGCGGTCGGGCCTGCTTGCCGCCAAGACGCTCAACGTGCTGCTCATCGAGGTGTTGCAGGCGGCGGTCGTCCTCGGGGTGGGGCTGGCGCTCGGATGGGACGCTACCGGGAGGGTCGTACCCGCCGTCGCCGTGCTGCTCATCGGGACGGTCGCGTTCGCGGGGATCGGCATGCTGCTGGCGGGCA from Euzebyales bacterium includes:
- a CDS encoding ABC transporter permease; this encodes MRVTAVRAQTRVELALTLRRAESLLVTLAIPVGVLVFFAEVDAANTSLDDPVGFLVPGVLALAVMSTAMVSLGIATGYERRYAVLKRLGSTPLSRSGLLAAKTLNVLLIEVLQAAVVLGVGLALGWDATGRVVPAVAVLLIGTVAFAGIGMLLAGTLPAEANLAVSNGLFLVLLFLGGMAYPLDRLPGALEAFARLLPAAALAESVRDVLAGTGFPSGSLVVLLVWAVAAPLAAVRWFRWEDQ